From a single Aggregatilinea lenta genomic region:
- a CDS encoding YdcF family protein — protein MRYTARLLLLLILLVVLIVGSLAGIIVVYGHRDHARPADVIVVLGGGTTGTARRTLHAAALYHDGIAPVLICTGASLGESRVTEAGICARTALRAGVPETAILREEISRSTEENAIETAAIMRANGWNTVVVVSDDYHLWRTHLLFDAQGVEAWTSPAQVTIGRLRYSEEAFSVAREVAAAIWYAGKTALGLPYTRVGG, from the coding sequence GTGCGCTATACCGCACGGCTGCTTCTCCTCCTCATCTTGCTAGTGGTGCTGATCGTCGGCAGCCTTGCCGGGATCATCGTGGTGTACGGTCACCGTGACCATGCGCGGCCCGCCGACGTGATCGTCGTGCTGGGCGGCGGCACGACCGGCACGGCACGGCGCACGCTGCACGCGGCGGCGCTCTACCACGACGGCATCGCGCCCGTCCTCATTTGCACCGGGGCGAGCCTGGGCGAGTCTCGCGTTACCGAGGCGGGCATCTGCGCGCGTACGGCGCTGCGCGCGGGCGTGCCTGAAACTGCCATCCTGCGCGAAGAAATCAGCCGCAGCACCGAAGAAAACGCCATCGAAACCGCCGCGATCATGCGCGCAAACGGCTGGAACACGGTGGTTGTGGTCAGCGACGACTATCACCTGTGGCGCACGCACCTGTTGTTCGATGCACAGGGCGTTGAGGCGTGGACCAGTCCCGCGCAGGTGACCATCGGGCGGCTGCGCTACAGCGAAGAGGCGTTTTCCGTCGCGCGCGAAGTGGCCGCTGCGATCTGGTATGCGGGCAAGACGGCGCTGGGCCTGCCCTACACGCGCGTCGGCGGGTAA